The Leptospira bourretii region AATTCTAAAATTCGTGAAATGAGGACAGGGCCAAATTCCGCTATGGTGGCCCGAAGCCTTACCCCAGGTTCTTTGGATAAAGATAAAAATTCTACCGGGTAGGAGGAAGGTTTCCAATCGAATCCAAGGGCCTTCGTTCGTTCTTTGATTTTATCATTTTCTTCGCCAGCCTCGGCAAGGCCTGAAAGGTCTCCCTTGATGTCCATAAGAACCACGGGAACTCCTGATGCAGATAAACCCTCTGTTAAAAGTTGTAGGGTTTTGGTTTTGCCGGTTCCTGTGGCCCCAGCAATCAGTCCGTGCCGATTGAGAGTGGAGAGGGGGATGGAAACGGTTGCTTCCTTAAATGTTTCTCCATCAAACACTCCGGAACCTAGGTAGAGTGCCCCTTGAGATGGATACCCTTCTTTTATTTTTGAAACAAATGCATCTGATTTTTTAGCCATTACTTCCCCCGAATCCTCTATTCCTAGGGGTTTCGAATCCTTCGTCAATGTTTTCTAAGGCGGAGGAGATGAGGGGAAGCAATCGAAACATTCGGGGCAGAAAGAATAAATTTCTCGTACTCGTACTAATATGATTTGAGTTTTTCGAAATTCTTTTTAAGGTTTGGATGTGGTACGTCTCCCTATCGTTTCTCTTTCGAAATACGTTCTGATCCCTCTCTTTTTTTCTGTTTTTGTCCAATGCAATCGCTCCATACCTTCCTTGGCCCAAGCGAAGAACATTTCTGCGGGTGTTCTTGATCTTTCCAAGGAAGACCCAAAAACTTTGGATCCCTTTCCCCTTGCTGGTGAGTGGGATGCATTTCCAGGAGAACTCCCCGAAACGGAAGAAGAATTCAAAGCTCTCGAGAATCAGGAACCTACAAAATTAGCAGTTCCCGCATACTGGGTGAACCAAAACCTCCCCGCTCATGGTTTTGTTACATATCGTTTAAAACTAAAGGTAAACGAACCAATCAACCTAATGTTTTATTTAAGGGAAACTTCCTCTGCCTACCGGGCCTATTACCATAACGTTGAACGAGGACTTGTGTTACTTGGTTCTGCTGGAAAGGTTTCCAAAACCAAAGAAGGGTCGATTGGTTATTATTTAGAAACTGCGCGGTCATTTCGAGCCACTCCTTCCACAGTCATCTACTTACAAATTTCCAATTACCTTTACTCACGAGGTGGTCCTTATTATTCCCCTGTACTTGGTGAAGTGGGAAAAACCCTGTTGTATCTAAGATTCAAAGAACGAAAAAAAGCATTTTTCTTTGCGACGTTTTTTGTCCTGGCACTTTCTCATTTGTTTCTTTTTATCCATCGTAAAAAAGATAAGTCTCCTCTTTGGTTTTCCTTACTTTGTCTTTCTTGGCTTCTTCGTATTTTACTCTTTGATCGAGTGTCTAGGGATTGGTTTGTGGCTTCCGATTGGCTTGAGATGTTGCAGATCCGGTTGGAATACATTGCCTTTTGTGGGATCCAAGTTTTTAGTCTTTTGTTTTTCTTTCAAAACCAAACAAACTTTTTTCCTCAAAAATACAAAAGGTATCTTTTGTTGCCAATTCTCATAGAATTTTTAGTAATTCTGACCACACCGTACGCTGTGTACACAAAACTTCTTATCTTTAGCCAAGCCTACATGGCTTTCATTCTTACACTAGCGATGGTTGCTTCCTTTCGTTCTTGTTTAGAAAAGGAAACCAGATACATCGGAAGTATCATTTTGTTTGGGACATTTGTCATTCTTTCTGCAACAATTTATGACTCTGTTGTCTTTTTCAAAAGATGGGACTTGCCCATGCTTACAGAACTTGGGTTTGCTATTTTTTGTATGTGCCTTGCCATCGTGATTTCCAAACAAAATGCACATACTTGGGAAACCGCCGAATACCTAACACTGAATTTACGAAAAGAAGTAGAATGGAAAACATTAGAATTAAAAAAAGAAAAAGAAAAAGCTGAAAAAACAGGGGAACTCAAGGATAAATTTATCTCCATCGTTTCTCATGACATTCGTTCTCCACTATTTGGAATTTCATCTGTTTTCAATTTACTCACAGAATCTCCTCCTTCCCTTTCTCCTGAAAGAGCAAAGCAGGTGCTCGGTGAGGCGTCTACTGGACTCAAAAATATCCTGAGTATGGTTGAAGAACTGATCAAATATTCAAGGTTTCAGAACGCATCTGTTTTTCCTGATTACCAACTTTTTGATTTTCGCCAAATCACAGACCAACTGATCGAAAGAGTCCAAGAAATGGCTGGTCCCAAAAATATCTCCATCATCACTCATATGGAAGAATCCTCCATTGGAATTGGAGATCCCAATCTAATCGAACATCTGATTTGGAATTTACTCACCAATGCTGTAAAATTCACAAAAGAATCGGGAACCGTTGAAATTTCTTTAACAGAATCCAATAAACATTGGAGTTTGAAGGTAATTGATACGGGGATTGGAATGCCTCCGTATTGGGCAGAACACATTCTAGAGGAAGGGTTCCTGTTTGTCAGGAAAGGTACTGCAGATGAGATGGGAGCCGGTGTTGGGATTGCTTTTTGCAAAGAAGTGGCAGAACGTCACGGAGCCGAACTCATTGTCCGCTCAGAAGAAGACCATGGGACTTCAGTTGAGTTACTCCTTCCAAACTTTGAGAAGATTGTTTTGGTTTTGGACGACAATCCAGGTTATCGAAAACAAATCCGAAAGGTTTTAAAAGATCTACCTTGTATCCTTTGGGAAGAGGAATACCCAGACCATGCCCTCCTGTCCGTGGGCCGCTTGAAACCTGACCTCATCATCGTGGATTATTCCATGCCAGAAAAAACCGGCCTCGATTTTTTACGTGATTTGTATTCCAACTCGGAGATGGAAGAAATTCGTTCTCTCCTCGTTTCCAGTTCCCATACAGATCCTAACACTGGTTATAAACTAGAAACAACAGTGATTGAAATTGGAGGAGATGCTTTTTTAACAAAAACATCCCCTGATGAAAAAATGGTAGAAGCTGTAAAACGACTGTTAGACCTAGAAATTTAGATTAACATCTGTTCTTTGGCACGTCCAATGAGTTCCGCTACTGTTTTGGCATTGAACCGGTCTTTGAGGCGGCCGACATGGTATTCCACTGTTCGTTTGGAAAGGCCAATCTCTGTTCCTATTTCTTGGTAGGTTTTTCCGTGTCCAAGAAGGGTCAAAATTTGTTTTTCCTTTTTGTTTGCCACTTTCCCATCTTGGGGTTTCCGGTTGAAACTGAGTTTTAGATTTTTGGAATATACAGTTTTTCCAGATGCAATTTCGTTTAGGTTTTTTGTTAAACTGCTAAGGTCATCGCTTTTTAAAAGATATCCATCCACTCCAGCTTCAATGGCTGAATGAACAATGGGTTGTTCATCAAGCATCGTGAGGGTGACCACTTTTAAATTGGGATGTTCTTTTTTCCAATCCTTCACCATATTGAGCACGTTTTCACCCGGGATTCGCAAATCGAGGAGGACAAAGTCGGGCCTAGTATCATTTAAGAGAGGGGCAATTTGAGACGAATGTTCCGCCTCCCCCACGACTTCAAAATCAGTCGAAGAGTTCACAACATGTTTTACGCCTACGCGCGTAACGGCGTGGTCTTCAACCAGTAATACCTTCTTTTTAGGTGTCATAAATTTCCCTTTGTTTGGAACCAGGAACCTTTTGTCCCTAGCGTTTCCCCCTAGTAGACGAGGAGAATTGAAAATATTAGTACTATCCCGTCCCATTTGTCCATAAAAAATCATGGGTCATTCTACTTAATTTTCTCTTGCAAATTCGCGAATTTCCCCCATTTTCAGAGAAATCCTAGGAGTATGAATGAATACTAAAGTAGAGAGTCTCAAAAAAATATATCTCTTCCAAAAGTTAAACCAAGACGAACTGTTACACATTGCTGAAAAAATTCGGGAAGTCCACCTGCCTCCTAGAAATGTTTTGTATGATATGGGCGAAGATGCAGAGTCCATGTACATTGTGAAGTATGGAACTTTACAAATTTCCACAGCCACAAGCCACGGGGACGACGTGAACCTCATCACCCTCGGAGAAGGGGATCACTTTGGGGAATTGCCTTTTTTTGATGATGAAAAACGTTCCGCAAAAGTAGAAGCCAAAGAAAATTCCGAACTCTATGAACTCCGTTACGCTGATTTACACGATATGTTTTCCAAAAACAAAGAAATGGAGCTCAAATTCTATAAAGAAGTGACCCATTATTACATCCGAAGACTCCGAAAGCTAACGCATGACCTGGCATATGCTCGGGAGCTTCGGAAACGATTCGCGTAAGTCCACAAAGAGACAAAATTCATACAAATCGGGATTTTTTATCGACTACTATCGAAAAAACCTTTTCCATTCCTCAGTTTCTACTTATTACAGCTAAGGAATGGGTTTCGGAATCCGATACTATTTACGTAGGCAGGGAGAAGGAATGCATGGTGGACCCCGAAATCCTAACCGAGAAGATCGTAACACAAAATAAGACCTTCTTGGTGGATTTGAAGAAAAACCAGGCTGGATTCTACCTGAAAGTATCGGAATGGTCGAATAGCAAAAAATCCTCGATCTTTCTTCCGGCAGAAGGAATCGATCGAATGATCGAAATCTTGAATCAATTTAAAAGCCGGATATCCGATAATGAGAATACGAAAGACCCGGAGTTAGGAGCCTTTTAGGAGTGAGTTTCATGGGGAAATTAGGAATGACCAAACTGTTGTTAGGCCTCTTCCTTTCAATAGGAATGTTGTACGCACAGGCAGATACTGGCGGACAAAATACAGCTAACACTGCAAATGATGAGGATAGCCCTCTTAGAAAAATCGTTTTAGATGATTTTGAAGAGGCTGAGGATTGGAGAGTAAAAGCTACCACTCCACTCGGAGAAACAAGAACTTTGAAACTCGTTCAACGCGGGCTCATCAAAGATGTATTCGATGAAAAAACTGTTCCAGAGGATGGCGGTGATAAAGTCGAAAAGAACCATATTTTAGGAGTCAAAACACATTTTGCTGCTAAAGGTTTGGATCGGGTTGAATTATCCCCTCCACATGAATACATCATCAAAGGGAAAGTAAGACAAATCTCTGTTTGGGTTCTCGGAAGAAAATACAGACATACTTTATTTGCAAAATTTAGAGATTATAAAGACGTAACACATAATATCCGTTTGGGTCGTTTGGATTTCTTCGGATGGAGAAAACTGACTGCGACCATTCCAGGTTTTATTCCACAAAGTACAAGATTTGCACTTTTAGATAAAAACCTTCATTTCGTTTCTCTTTTTGTGACATCTGATGTTCACGAAGTAGCAGGGGACTTTTACTTTTATGTAGATGACCTCCAAGTGAGAACCGACAGATCCGAAGCTAAATACCCTGGATCTGAAATTAAGGACAATTGGTAAGCGGGAGAAAGGAACAATGGAAAACAAAAAAACAAAAATCCTAACATTACTTGCTATATCGTCCATCGCATTGATTGGTTTTGCCCAAGCACAATACAAAGTATCCAATGGAGTGGCAACACCGATTGGTAACGATATTGGAGCACTGGAACTCAAGGCAATTACAATTGAATCTTGGGACTCTCCCGTTTCTTCTGCGCCATTTGGCTGGGAAGTGTTCACCGATAAAGATGGTGTGAACAAAGATGGTACAGGGGACATGAAATATGATGAGAACAATAAATATTCACCTGTTCTCAATGACCCTGTGAAATCTCCACTTGTGATGAGAGAAGTGAAACTGATTCCTGGAAAACCGGGAGACGTGAAAAACGTAGATGCAGGAAATGCAAAAGTTTTAGCTGTGAAGTTTCAATTCACTTTTCCTGGAAATAACGTAGTAACGGTTCGCCCTCCGCGTGCTCCAGAATATGAAGTCACTCGTGCAAGACCTTATATCGATGCAGACAACAAGAAGAAAATCGAAAAAGTTTACGGAATCGAAGCTCCAGGAAATGTAAAAGCAATTTCTGTTTGGGTTCTTGGCCGTGGTAACGAATACGATTTAGAAGGTTGGATCGAAGACTACAATGGCAATAGCCATATTTTCCCTTTCGGATCTTTGGACTTTGTGGGTTGGAGACCTCTCCACATCATCATCCCTCCAGGAATTCCGCAAGAGGCGAATGCTTTCCCTGCGACAAGAAACCTTATCTTCAAGCAGTTCAAAATTCGTTCCAGACACAACACAGGGCCTGAAGCAGTATACCTTTTCTTTGATGAACTCCGAGTCCTTGCGGATACGTTTGAAGTTCATTTTGATGGGGCAAACCTTGACTTTGATGAAGAAGATTGTAAAAGCAAAGTTAAGATGGAGCAAATGCTTCAGAAGTCCGGAGCCATCTCCACAGGAGCAAAAATTCGTGATTGTGGTGGAAGCAACGGTTCGTCCCAAAACAAGTAGAATCCTCACTCACTCTAAAGAAAGGTTCCTAAGGAACCAAAGAAAACCCAGTCAATCGGCTGGGTTTTTTGACTTTACAGAATCGAACGGACCTGAAAAATGAACTCTAGGACTGTTCTTTTTGCGGATTCATCGCTAAATTTACCGTAACAACTTTATAGGAACAATGAACACCCTTTATTGGAAATACGAAGAGGGAGATTCTTTTCATGCCTGATACTATCACCGAAGACAAATCAAACAAAATCGCCGAAAACGACAAACTAACTCCTCTTTTTAATGAGGAAATTTATGTACGTGCTGATGCAGGAACGGTTCCCGTTTCTAAATTCAAAATCTTTGACGATGTCATTGATGCATATAAGGCAGAAAATCGTTTAGCAGAAGCTAAACAAAAAATTGAAGACCATTTCAAAGAACATCCTGAGTCTATCTCCGCCAAATATATGTTAATGATTATCTCTTTCATGGAAGATTCCATGGGAGATGCCAATTTGGTGAAGAACATTTTGGATTCTTTCAAATCTCACGCCAAATGGACTATTATTGAATACATTACAGATTCTATTTTACGATTCGGCGATCATAGACTTGCCCTCCGTGTGAAAGCAGAGGCCCTTGACAAACTCAAGAAAAACAAAGAACTCAAAGTTGTTCTTGAAAAACTAGCAAAACAAGATCGTAAGAACCCTGAGATTGCAAAAAAATATGGTTTTTCCATTATGGAAGAGGACAAACCAAAAGCCATCTCTTATCTCAAACTCGCAGTTGAGATGTATGCCAAAAATAAAGAATACGTTCAGATGGAGGAGATTTGGCCTACCATCGTTCAAAACAATTACGAGGATGTTTCTTTCTTCGATAAAATTGAACGTATCCTTCTTGGCCAAAGAGAAAAGACTCGGTTAGTTGGTCTTCTTTATCCAATCGTAGAACCTTTTAAGGCAATGGAAGATTGGGATCATGTGATCTACTTCCTTAAGAAAATTTTAGAACACGAACCTGCTTCTCAAAAAGCAAGAAACGAACTCATTCGTGCTTACAAACAAAAATACGTTGCACACTCACTTCTTGAAGATTTCCTCAAGATGAGTGAACTCGGTAACAACCGTAAACCTGTTAAACTTTGTATCACTAACTTCGAAAGAAATATTGTATTTGATACTGGTAACTATGTAATGCATAGAAATTGGGGTGTGGGTAAAATCACTTCGATCTCCCAAACTGGTGACTCTATCTTTGTTGATTTTGAAGAAAAGAAAGACCATAAACTTTCTATCCAAATGGCGATCACTTCACTCAAACCTTTGAAGAAAGATCATATTTGGGTGCAACATTACGAAGACAAACAAGCCATCAATACAATGTTTGCTGAGAACTTGGCAGAGTTCTTAAAACAACTTCTTACTTCTTACGACAACCGAATGATCATTGCTGATATGAAGAACGAACTTATCGGAACCTTCTTAAAAGCTGACGAATGGTCTAAATGGTGGGCGAAGGTGAAATCGGTTCTGAAAAAAGAAGCGAACATCGGAATGAACCCTAAGAAAAAAGATGAAGTGGTTTATCACGAAAAACCAATCACACATTCAGAAACACTCACACAAAAATTTCAAGCAAGCAATGATGCTAACAAAAAACTAGAAATTGCGATGGAAGCAGTTCGTGATGCTGATGAAGCAGCGGAAGCAGGTGAGTTTTTTATCTCTCATTATAACGAAGAAGAATCGGCTAAAGATCCAATTCGTCGCCTTTCTGCTTATTTGTATTTAGAAGAAGCAGGGAAAGCATGGCCGACAGAAGAGTTTTCTCATAAAATTCGTGATCCTGAACTAAAGGCTCTCATCCAATCTTTTTCCAAAGAGGATGCTTTAAAAATATCCAAAGCTTTGGAAAACACGGATATCAAAAAAGGATTCAAGGATCTGATTCGTACCCACCATCCAGAAGCTATCAATATTTTGATTGGGCTTCTATTTGAAGTTCCTGTCAAAGTAAATCGTTCTGTTTTCCAAAACCTTGTATCAGATGATAAGTTTGCAGAACTCAATTTGTTTGTGGAAACAGTTTGTAACAAATCTAAAGAAAACCCTGAAGTTTTCCTTTGGGTTGCCAAATCGATTTTATCTCATACTTGGAAGTTTGATTGGTTAAAGGTAAGCGAAGAAGATTTAGTTCTCCGTGTATTCCGTATCTTAAAACCTCTTGCGAAGATTGAAGACAAGGGAACCAAACTGAAAAACCAAGCTATGGACATTTTGTTCGGAAAAGACAATAGTCTTCTTCGTGACATTCTATCCAATGCAGATGATGAATACGTTCGTAAACTTTTTGCATTATTCAAAGAAGTTCCTTATGTAACTGATTTGGAAAAAGACCAACTCTATGCTCTCATCAACGAACTCAAACCAAACATTGTTTGGGATGAATACGATTCGGAAGAAGATGCAGATGATGATCCTTTGGCAAACCTTCCAAGTGATGTTGTACTTGTCACTCGTCGTGCTTTCAATGCAAAGAAACTTGAATTTGAACACCTTGTGAATGTAGAAATGGCTGAAAACTCTCGTGATATCGGAGAGGCCCAAGAAAAAGGGGACTTAAGAGAAAACGCAGAATACAAAGCAGCTATGGAAAAACAAGCTCAGTTGCAAGCGGCCATCAAACGTTTGGAAGCTGAATTAAAAAGTGCAAGGATTCTCGACCTTAGTGATGTCAAAACTGAGAAAGTAGGAATTGGAACCACAGTGCGTTTGAAAAACAAACAAACTGGGGAAGTGGTGACTTATTCCATCCTTGGTGCATGGGATGCGGATACAGAAAAGAATATCATCTCTTACCAATCTCCGCTCGCAAAATCACTACTTGGAAAACACTCAGGCAACGAAGCAACATTGGTATTCGGTGCAACTGAGACTGTTTACGAAGTATTGGATATTGCTCGTTATTCCATGACAGGACAAGAGGCCTGAAGTTCTTCTTTCCATCCGCGAGTAGAAATTAAATCCACAAACGGTTCGGAAACATTTCCGGCAAAGTCAAAGGCCTTAGCTTCCAAAAGAAGATAAGGCCTTTCTTTTTGTAAGCTTTTCGGAATGGTCACTCGAATGGCTCGCCTATCGGGATCATACTCATATGGATAGGATTGCCCATCAATCGTGAGTTCTACGTTTGTTCGAAATCCACTTCCCGTATCACCCAAAACATAATACCTTTCCTCAAAACATTGGTTTCTGATTTCTGGAAGTTCAATGTAACGAGCAAGAGATGTCATTGGAAAAATTGTGGGAGGTGTTTCGTCAGATAAAACCATAACAAAACCAAGTTTTGTGAGTTTAAAACTAAATCCGTTTGATTTTCTTTTTTGGGTTATTGATTGGAATTTTCCAATGGAAGAATCATAGAAATAAAGAGATTCTTTTATTGGGACCTGGTAACCTAGGTTCCATTCTCCTGATCCTTCACCCTTCCAACTCAGCTTCTTTGTATCCAATTGGTAGATTTTTCCTTTGAGGGGAAGCCCACTTGGAATTTTAAAAGGAATGTTTTGCGAGTTGATTTCAGTAATTTGTAGAGATCCATCTCCAGAAACTTCTACCTTAGATAAATCAACCGTTAGTTTGCCATCTAAAGAATTGTAAATGTTTCCGGACTTTTTGTTTTTCGATAACCTATCGCTGACTTTTTCTTCTTTTTCATGAATAACAGTGAAATAAACAGAAGATTTGTTTCCTGTGGCATCACGAAGGGAAACTTCTAAAGATAAATTTTCCTTTGGTTTGTATCCATCCAAATCTAAGGAAAAACCTTCTTCTTTGAAATTTTTGGACTGTTCATACATATGATAAAAATAAACAGGAGGGGCAAGTGATGACCTATTGATGTCGTAGAACTGGTGTTTTTTGGAGCCATCTTCATAAGCTAAAAAATCGAAATTACGGCTGAAGGTCGTTTTTCCATTCACTGCCAAATCCATTCCGTAAACATTGTTTTTGTTGCGTGAACGAATGAAGTCATACCCACTCATCCGAATGCGAACCTTACCCGTGAGGGCTATGGACTCAAACAAATCCCCTTTATCAGTATATAAATCATACTTACCTATTGATTTTTCTTTTGCAGTGAGAAGGATCGGGTTTTCTAAATGATCACCTTCTAAATACAAAGAAAGGATGGTAGGGGGAGTTTTATCTTTTTGGTGGATTTCGGGAAAGTATAGGGGGTTGATGATTCCTTTTTCTGCACGAAACTCGAGGTGGAGGTGAGAAATCCCCGATCCCGATTCTCCTGTTTTGCCAAGGGAAACTCCTTTTTTTGCCGCAAACATTCCTGGTGGAAGTTTGAGTTGGAACCCAGTGGGGTCTCCCATCAGAAGGATGGCCCGTCGAAGGAGTTCTAAATCATTTAGGCTCCCGCCAAAGGAATGTAAGTGGGCGTATTTTGATTTGAGTTTGTATTTGGGACTATAAAGATTTAGGGAAAGTCCATACCCAGTTTTCGAATAACTAATTTCTTCGATATATCCGTCAAACGTGGCTAAGATGCTATGACCATTTAGTCCATAGGATTTAAAATCAGAACCCAAATGTAAGTTGTGATTTCGGATTTCAGCAAAGGTTCCAGAAACTGGAGAATAGTAGGGAAGTGGAAAACCCACTTCGTCTCGAGGGATGTCTGGAATTTTTGACTCACCCCATAGAAGACCGGAAGAAAAAAAGAGAAGGACCGCCAAATTACGCAAGTGAGAGAACCTCATGGGAGAATCAGAATCCTCCCACTTCCTTTGTCATGCCTTTCCCGAAACCCAGAGAATTTCCCTTCGTTTCGATTCCCTTGACAAACTAGACTTAGGACCTAAGATGACAGGGAACATTTTTGTATGAAACAAGGCATTGTTTTCTTCTTCTTCATTTTCGCCTTTTCTGGTTGTGCCTTTTTGTTTAAGGAACCGGGCCGACCTCCCAAAATTGACGGGGTTCCTATCCCTGATTCTAAACGTTTGATTTACATCCAAAATGTCAGAAACAATACCTATTCCCCGGGAATGCACACTCGTCTGACTCAAATGATCATCGAAGAAATTGACAGACGGGGAAGGTTTATCACCACCCGTGAAAAAACTCTCGCGAAATACCGGTTGTATGCAGAGATTGTCCACTACCAACAAGTCGGAGATCTTATGGATCTTGCTGACAGACAAATTACCTCGGAACTATTCGTAGTCACTCGAGTGGAAATCATTGAGGCGGAGACGGGAAATAAAATCCCTATGGAACGCAGTGAAATTCCTGGAAGGGTCCATTTTTCGACCCAAGTTGGATTTCGGGAATCAGAGTTAGAAGCTCAAAATCGCCTACTTCGGGTGATGGCGCTTCGAATTGCAGAAGAATCAGAAAGAGCATGGTATTATTCTCTTTCTGGAGTTTTGAATTAAGTTGAATCATTAGGAGATAAACCTTGCAAAACGATCCTATTTCCAGCGACGACACAAAAAAAGAGATGCTCGCCTTTGAAGAGTATCTCAAAGAAAAAGGACTAAAAATCACCAACCAACGTTTGTTAGTTGCGCAAAAGATTTTTTCTTCACATAATCATTTTACTGCCGAAGGTCTTTTGGATGAACTAAAAGACAATAAAGATCGAATTTCCAAGGCAACCATCTATAGAATCCTCGCGATTATGGTAGAGGCGGGATTACTCGAAGAACATGACTTTGGCAAAGATTATAAATATTATGAACATATCATTGGTCACGAACACCATGATCATATTATCTGTATGCAGTGCGGACGGATTGTTGAATTCATAGATGAACGAATTGAAGAACTACAAAACAAAGCGGCTTCTGAAAATGGATTTACCATCACAGGACATAGTTTGAATATTTTTGGTAATTGTTTGAATTTTGCCACTTGCGAACATAAAACAAAAAAATAGTGTCCTCTATTTTTAAAGAAAAATCGAAGGACCCTGGATCTTACGCAAGAACCGGCACTCTCCACTTAAACGGAATTCAAATTGAAACTCCCATCTTTATGCCGGTGGGAACGAGAGGGAGTATCAAATCTCTTTCCTCTTCGGACATTGATGAGTTGGGATATAACTTAATCCTTGCCAATACCTATCATTTATATTTAAGACCAGGAAAAGAAGTTTTGGACCACTTCCATGGGCTTAAAAATTTCATGTCATACAAACGGGCATTACTCACGGATTCGGGTGGGTTCCAAGTGTTTAGTCTTGCGAGCCTTTTCAAATTTGAAGAAGATGGAGTCCGGTTCCAATCTCATATCGATGGTAGCCACCATAAATTCACTCCTTCCTCAGTCATTGATATGCAACGTTCCATAGGCTCTGATATTATGATGGTTTTGGATGATTGTGCTCCCTATGGGAGTGATCTGGGACGGTTGGATTTGGCCTTGGATCGTACCCACCGCTGGGCCAAAGAATCATACAACTATTGGATGGAAAACCCAGGTGGACAGAATGTATTCCCCATTGTCCAGGGTGGTGTGAACGAATCCCTTAGAAAACGAAGTTTAGATACATTACAAAATATAAATTTTCCAGGGATTGCCATTGGGGGCTTAAGTGTTGGGGAACCCAGGCCAGAATACATTCGAATTTTAGAATGTATGGCACCATTTTTTGATGCAGCTCGCCCTCGTTACCTAATGGGTGTAGGGACCGTTGTTGACATCTTGGAAGGTGTAAAGAATGGAATCGATATGTTTGATTGTGTT contains the following coding sequences:
- the greA gene encoding transcription elongation factor GreA, with product MPDTITEDKSNKIAENDKLTPLFNEEIYVRADAGTVPVSKFKIFDDVIDAYKAENRLAEAKQKIEDHFKEHPESISAKYMLMIISFMEDSMGDANLVKNILDSFKSHAKWTIIEYITDSILRFGDHRLALRVKAEALDKLKKNKELKVVLEKLAKQDRKNPEIAKKYGFSIMEEDKPKAISYLKLAVEMYAKNKEYVQMEEIWPTIVQNNYEDVSFFDKIERILLGQREKTRLVGLLYPIVEPFKAMEDWDHVIYFLKKILEHEPASQKARNELIRAYKQKYVAHSLLEDFLKMSELGNNRKPVKLCITNFERNIVFDTGNYVMHRNWGVGKITSISQTGDSIFVDFEEKKDHKLSIQMAITSLKPLKKDHIWVQHYEDKQAINTMFAENLAEFLKQLLTSYDNRMIIADMKNELIGTFLKADEWSKWWAKVKSVLKKEANIGMNPKKKDEVVYHEKPITHSETLTQKFQASNDANKKLEIAMEAVRDADEAAEAGEFFISHYNEEESAKDPIRRLSAYLYLEEAGKAWPTEEFSHKIRDPELKALIQSFSKEDALKISKALENTDIKKGFKDLIRTHHPEAINILIGLLFEVPVKVNRSVFQNLVSDDKFAELNLFVETVCNKSKENPEVFLWVAKSILSHTWKFDWLKVSEEDLVLRVFRILKPLAKIEDKGTKLKNQAMDILFGKDNSLLRDILSNADDEYVRKLFALFKEVPYVTDLEKDQLYALINELKPNIVWDEYDSEEDADDDPLANLPSDVVLVTRRAFNAKKLEFEHLVNVEMAENSRDIGEAQEKGDLRENAEYKAAMEKQAQLQAAIKRLEAELKSARILDLSDVKTEKVGIGTTVRLKNKQTGEVVTYSILGAWDADTEKNIISYQSPLAKSLLGKHSGNEATLVFGATETVYEVLDIARYSMTGQEA
- a CDS encoding M23 family peptidase, encoding MRFSHLRNLAVLLFFSSGLLWGESKIPDIPRDEVGFPLPYYSPVSGTFAEIRNHNLHLGSDFKSYGLNGHSILATFDGYIEEISYSKTGYGLSLNLYSPKYKLKSKYAHLHSFGGSLNDLELLRRAILLMGDPTGFQLKLPPGMFAAKKGVSLGKTGESGSGISHLHLEFRAEKGIINPLYFPEIHQKDKTPPTILSLYLEGDHLENPILLTAKEKSIGKYDLYTDKGDLFESIALTGKVRIRMSGYDFIRSRNKNNVYGMDLAVNGKTTFSRNFDFLAYEDGSKKHQFYDINRSSLAPPVYFYHMYEQSKNFKEEGFSLDLDGYKPKENLSLEVSLRDATGNKSSVYFTVIHEKEEKVSDRLSKNKKSGNIYNSLDGKLTVDLSKVEVSGDGSLQITEINSQNIPFKIPSGLPLKGKIYQLDTKKLSWKGEGSGEWNLGYQVPIKESLYFYDSSIGKFQSITQKRKSNGFSFKLTKLGFVMVLSDETPPTIFPMTSLARYIELPEIRNQCFEERYYVLGDTGSGFRTNVELTIDGQSYPYEYDPDRRAIRVTIPKSLQKERPYLLLEAKAFDFAGNVSEPFVDLISTRGWKEELQASCPVME
- a CDS encoding LPS assembly lipoprotein LptE — encoded protein: MKQGIVFFFFIFAFSGCAFLFKEPGRPPKIDGVPIPDSKRLIYIQNVRNNTYSPGMHTRLTQMIIEEIDRRGRFITTREKTLAKYRLYAEIVHYQQVGDLMDLADRQITSELFVVTRVEIIEAETGNKIPMERSEIPGRVHFSTQVGFRESELEAQNRLLRVMALRIAEESERAWYYSLSGVLN
- a CDS encoding Fur family transcriptional regulator codes for the protein MLAFEEYLKEKGLKITNQRLLVAQKIFSSHNHFTAEGLLDELKDNKDRISKATIYRILAIMVEAGLLEEHDFGKDYKYYEHIIGHEHHDHIICMQCGRIVEFIDERIEELQNKAASENGFTITGHSLNIFGNCLNFATCEHKTKK
- the tgt gene encoding tRNA guanosine(34) transglycosylase Tgt, with protein sequence MSSIFKEKSKDPGSYARTGTLHLNGIQIETPIFMPVGTRGSIKSLSSSDIDELGYNLILANTYHLYLRPGKEVLDHFHGLKNFMSYKRALLTDSGGFQVFSLASLFKFEEDGVRFQSHIDGSHHKFTPSSVIDMQRSIGSDIMMVLDDCAPYGSDLGRLDLALDRTHRWAKESYNYWMENPGGQNVFPIVQGGVNESLRKRSLDTLQNINFPGIAIGGLSVGEPRPEYIRILECMAPFFDAARPRYLMGVGTVVDILEGVKNGIDMFDCVLPTRNARNGQVFTSLGKINLRNESHRLSDGPIDPECGCKVCVTYSLGYIRHLHKVKELTAFSLSTYHNLFFMQSFMEKMRKSIEIGNFQGFYDHWKNLFGS